From uncultured Desulfovibrio sp.:
AGAATGGCGGCAACGCCCCACGGCCAGCCAAAGGCAAAGGTGCCGAAAAAAACAAAATAGGCCCCGACCATCAGAATATCGCCGTGGGCAAAATTGATCAGCCGCAGCACGCCATAGACCATGGTATAGCCGATGGCAATGAGCGCATAGAGTGACCCGAGAGTCAGGGCATTGAAAAGATGCTGAAAAAACATGTCAACAGTCATGGGGCCACCTGACGGAACGACTGCCGGAAGGGAGCGCCTTCCGGCAGTCGTTGTCTTGCTGAAAGGTTACTGCTTGGGCGTTACCGTGCCCACATACACACGCTTGCCGTCCTTGTATTCAATGATGCCCACGGGCATTTCCGCATCGTGGGTGGCATTGATGGAAACGGTGCCCAGCGGGGTCACCAGGCCCTTGGTTTCGGCCAGGGCCTTGGCAATGTCGGCGGGCTTGGCCGAACCGGCACGCTTGATGGCGTCGTAGATGAGGAAGTAGCTGTTGTAGCCCAGGGCGCCGTTCACGTTGGTTTCCTTTTCAGGATAGGCAGCCTTCCAGGCTTCGGTGAACTTCTTGGCTTCGGCGCTCATGTCCTTCATGGTGGGATCATAGGGGAAGGTGGTGTGCAGGAAGCCTTCGGCCGCCTTGCCCGCCAGCTTCACGGTGTCGGGATTGTCCATGGCATCGGCACCCATGAGGCGGAACTTGGCGCCCAGTTCACGGGCCTGCTTCATGATGATGGCGCCTTCGGCAAAGTAGGCGGGCATGAAGACGATGTCGGGCTTCTTGGCAATGAGTTCGGTGAGCTGGGCCGTGAAGTCCTGGTCACCGGAGCTGTACTTGAGATTGGCCACCACTTCGCCGCCCAGCTTCTTGAAGGAGCGGGAGAAGAAGTTGGCCAGACCCACGGCATAGTCATTGGTCATGTCCATGAGCACGGCGGCCTTCTTGAGACCCAGGATATCATAGGCATAGGTGGCCGCAGCGGCGCCCTGGTAGGGGTCGATGAAGCAGGCGCGGAAGTAGTACTTCTTGCCCATGGTCACCAGAGGATTGGTGCAGGAGGTGCCCATGCCGGGAACCTTGGCCTTTTCGGTGATTTCCGCACCGGCCATGGCCAGGGAGGAACCATAGGTGCCGATGATGGCCACCACCTTGTCACGCTCGGTCAGGCGTTTCACGGCATTGGCGGCTTCCACCTTGTCGGACTTGTTGTCCACCACAACCAGTTCCACGGGACGGTTCAGCACGGTGCCCATTTCCTTATGCGCCAGCTGGACGCCTTCCAGCTCCAGCTGACCGCCAAAGGCATTCTGACCGGTCAGGGGCAGATAGACGCCGATCTTGATGGGTTCCGCGGCCAGAGCCTGTCCGGCAAGACCGAAAGTCAGGGCCAGCAGCGCCAGCCCAGCGAGTTTGCTCAACTTCATGGTTGAAACTCCGGTGATTATGGGTGAATAAAAATAC
This genomic window contains:
- a CDS encoding ABC transporter substrate-binding protein, encoding MKLSKLAGLALLALTFGLAGQALAAEPIKIGVYLPLTGQNAFGGQLELEGVQLAHKEMGTVLNRPVELVVVDNKSDKVEAANAVKRLTERDKVVAIIGTYGSSLAMAGAEITEKAKVPGMGTSCTNPLVTMGKKYYFRACFIDPYQGAAAATYAYDILGLKKAAVLMDMTNDYAVGLANFFSRSFKKLGGEVVANLKYSSGDQDFTAQLTELIAKKPDIVFMPAYFAEGAIIMKQARELGAKFRLMGADAMDNPDTVKLAGKAAEGFLHTTFPYDPTMKDMSAEAKKFTEAWKAAYPEKETNVNGALGYNSYFLIYDAIKRAGSAKPADIAKALAETKGLVTPLGTVSINATHDAEMPVGIIEYKDGKRVYVGTVTPKQ